The genomic DNA caAAAAAGAAGTATCTGGTTTTTATGGGAGGCTTTCACATAGAATGTGCGTTAAGAGGTAAAGCTGGAAGAGAAGATTCCATGATACACAtagagggtgagggagaaaaaGACATTCATAGTCTAGACTTAGCAAAGAGCTTGTCTGAAGGCAGAAAAAATATGTAAGGATAAACATATTGGAAACCAGCAGGGGAGATCTATGCCTATGCCTATGCCTATGCCTATGCCTATATATtcgtatgaaaaataatacaatgattaatgaACAGTAATGCAAacataaactgttttgtgtacttgcAACCGTAAATCTATTTTTGCCCAtcctgtatgtgtatatataaattattgaaTAATGGGAAAATTGGGTGATGTTCAAGCAGCTGTGGTCTTGGTGACAGGCAACTGGGAGGTGCATTTTCTAGAACCCgtccaatgaaaaaatattaatcgTTAATTGTTTAACACAAGGGTGTCCATATAGCTTATTGTTAAAAATGCAAGATAATTTTAAGtagatgaaaataaacaaaaaaatatttcatgaaacaagttttatctcattttaacttatacatattttgtatatatatgtatatatacaatattttaaattattttacataaaatcttaaaattcttGAATACATTGCCCTGGCCgatgcggctcagttggttgagggtcaTCCCATACACCCAAGGTTACAGGCTAGATTTTCAGTCAGggtgcaggctctatccctagcAGGGGGcctgcaagagacagctgatcaatgtgatGTTTTATCTGCCGGAAGCAAATTCCATCAGGTCATAATTATGCAAGAAGTTTATCAGAAAGCTGATGGACCTTGGgacttcagcagggctgaaaaaatatatatattattacctATTGCTGAACAGCTACAGGCATTTCCCCTAAACTGATAATCTTTTCCTGTTTACCTGTTGCTGGAGGAATGGCTGAAGGAATTTCCCTTAACCTGATAATCCATTATTGCTTACTagaccttacctttgatatgtatatctgctttgctaaagggcaaaatctatattaataaaagggtaatatgctaattagactgggagaccttccagacgtcatttcaaacaaagccatggtggtggggctgaggcagaggtggttaggggtgatcaggccaggaggggagggcagttggggtgatcaggctggcagggggggcaggagggggtaagcaggtcagcaggggaggcagttgagggcaagcaggctggcaaggggtgcaattgggggcaagcaggctggcagaggggcagttgggggcaatgaaGCCAgctggggcagttgggggtgagcaggctggcaggcagagtggttaggggtgatcaggctggcaggcaggtgagcagttaggagccagtgatcccggattgcgagaacaATGTttgactgacggtttaggcctgatccctgtggatatctggcagtcagacatcctccaaggggtcccagattggagagggtacaggccgggctgagggacacctccccacccttgtgcacgaatttcgtgcaccaggccagtaGCGTGTTAATAAAAAGTCATCGGTCTGGAGCTAAGactcccctggctcccccagaatgccttccaaatttaaaTGTCTTgtctatttatccatttattcgcagccccttctccagattcctgaacccttgctgtGAAAAGACTGCGGCatttatcaatgtttctctctcttcccctcccttcttctctctctaaaatcaataaaaatatcaaaattattgTATATGTTACTTTTTTCACTCCTTCACAGACAGGTTTATCTCATTCTGTTGGTCACTTATATTTTGCTCAGAAAATGTAGTGTGTAACAGGCATCAAcaatcttcaaaatatatcagGATATTTTATgatcagttttctttttgttttttttttaatatattttattgatttttttacagagaggaaaggagagggatagagagttagaaacatcgatgagagagaaacatcgatcagccgcctcctgcacatcccccaccggggatgtgcccacaacccaggtacatgcccttgaccggaatcgaacctgggacctttcagtccgcaagccgatgctctatccactgagccaaactggtttcggcagatcagtttttttaaaaatccaaatagtACAATCATTCTTATTTGCTATGTTTAATGATTTCCCTTAAGCTCAAAACTATTGTTGTGTACTTCTGTTCTTGGTGTTCCATCATATTCACTATTTTTCAGTCTTTGCCAACATGATTCCAGTAAGTGAAGAGTTTAAACAGTATGTCTTGTTCTTTCTTTATCCCTCAAGAATTTTATTAACattcattatttttccatttttctggtAATTTAGTCTCTTTTTCCTTAAGAGGAACTGTAAAAGGCAGTACAAATAGTTCTCAGAATGTTCATTATAAAAGTCTTGCAAAATTCATGAGTGAGGTTATTTATAGAAGCTCTTTCAtttaagcatattttattttctgtgtctgCTCTTAACATATCtagtttttcacattttattcagatttccatATCTTTTCTTGCTTCCAAAATAGTTTCGTTTCCTTGCACTGATCTGTAAATTGTTCCAGTCTGGTTCACATTCATTTAAATTTGTACCAATCATCAGGCAGATTATATAAATAGACTGTTCACCACATAAATAACATACAATTCTAACAATGTTGACTGCTGTGCTGTactctttacattttaaatgcttCTTAATTGTACATtattcacaaaaatatttaaaccaaATTACATTATCTCTTATATTGACCCTTTTAAAGAGATTAGACAAAAGCAAAACCATATGTTTACTGTAAACTTGATTTAGGAAAATAACAGATTTCACAAGTGCAGAGTTATAGAGTTTCTCAATCTCTTATTCTTGGAGATTctctttactaaaaaaaaaaaaaaaaaagattgtcagagggaaggcagggagagggatgggaggggagtgattaactggggaatttatatgcataaattcataacccatggacacagaatatagagtggtgaaggcctgggaggggcaggttcatggtggagggggtcaatgtggaggagaaacagaaacaaagaggatatttgtaatactttcaacaataaagataaattttttaaaaatttgtcatggaaaataatatttattcaacaagtattcaTTAAACTTTTATTTGTATCTGTCTTTATGCTACAGCAAAagatataatttcaaataaagcaTACTATTTATTTGCTGGAAGCTCATCCTCTGGTCTAGGGGGAAACTTTCAATTACACACCTATTGCATTACCAGTAGTGAGTGCTATGATGGAGGCTGCCATGGGACCTCAGAGGCAGACAGCAAAGCAATAGTGAGTAGTCAGAGGAAGGTGGAATGAAGAAGCCCATCCACCATGAAGCAGTTCTCTGTTTGTGGACTAAAAGTTTTCCAAATATTATCAAACTCTTCTATTTATACtccttaaaatataaagataactATCAAGTCTACTAACTTGATGTGTTACCCTATCCAAACAAAATATCATCAGGTATCTTCCATGGCCTGCTATGAACATCTTTAATATTCCATATACAAAAATAGGCATgtgtaaaaagttttaaaaatcataatggaATTTGAATATTTCCAATGCCCTTACACACAAAAAATTCATAAGTTATATGTATTAGGTTACTTACCATTTCTTCTCTAGAGTCAATCACAGTTAGGTCAGCATGTTGAGTAGAACAGTTGTGTCTACTTGAATTCCAATCCCCTTCTTGTTTAGAGAAATAATAGCAATTCTTTTGAAAACCAATCCAACCATCTGGGCAAAAATACTGAGTAGAAGGACTGGATTTATCTAGAAATGAGACAAATGCATAGTCTAAGAACCAGATGAAATAATATACCTCTGTATTTGAGATTATTGGGGAAAGACAGGGTTGTGATGTAAAAGTTTATAATCATGATTAGAATTGCATATCTACCAcacaacatgttttttaaaaattcctgttaCATTAAATGACAGCAGCTCAGGATTTGACAGGACACTCATACTCCTTTTGAAGCATATTAGTAATCCCTCCTTtggaaaaactgctgtttgaaactgATGTTTTGGAATTCTCAATTGTTTTGAAATTGAAATTCTCTGCTATATTTTTGCTAGTccctctgttatttttagactgtaaaataacattgttttttagcttgaataatagaaaagataaacttaattgtctgaccttgcaagcttgCCATCTAACATAAGGAACTGATATGCTGATACTGATGCCAGGTGTCTATATagatatgtactcaaggttacaggtgtctgtatagatatgatatgtactcaaggttTCAAGTTGTCTGTATATATGTGACAGGTGTTTGCTAGATATGATATATACAGATATGATATatactcaaggttacaagctgATGCAAAAATAACTTATACAAAGACctagaaggatataaaaaggGAATACTCTTTCCTATGTCagttcagaatttgacagaggtatTCTGCTCTGAACCAGCACACAATAAAGATGACTTCtaactaattggctcattaaggcaTCTTATCTAGCTCACTGATTTGCGATACACTTTTACCTCTAACCTCAAAGATACATAGGCATTTCAGAGTAACCATTGTTATTTGTGTCAATTTCACTTGTGTTAAGTCACCTTTGTCATTTATGGgtaaatgaaatataataaaatcctagCATTATCAGCACgtaataaaaatactaatttaaacTAGACTGTAAAAATGCAGGAAGCATGTTAAATGCTAACGAAGTAATGgaaagaataaaacagaatatGTAGCTAACAAGGTATGTGTTAGATTGCCTATTGTCAAGAAGGTAAACCCATTAGTTCTGGGTTAACCAATGAAAAGAACCCACACGGGAAGTGAAGCAGAAGTCATTATTCTTAAAGACATGGGCATTGGCAGTTCATAGGTCTCTTCATGAGTAGCTTTGGCAGCTAGACGTGTTAGCTTCTTAGACTTTCTTCTAATCTCTGGATTCTCCTAAAACATTAGTGGTTTAAGCCAAAGTTATGAGTGACTATTTCTCCTCCAGCGATAGAGCTTTCCAGACCTTAACTCCACAGCTCCTCTCATAATAATGTTATTCTTAATTCTTGTGTTAAAGTCCTAGTCTTGAAACATTTGTAGTGTCTATTTTTCTGAACACAGGGAGACTTGAGTCTATTTTTGGTTCCAAAAATGGTTCTAAAGCAACAGAACCTTAAGGATGAGATATCATCATATTGATTTTTCAATGTCATTTGCTTTAAATGCATTAATCTAATCACCAGTTATAAGTGGGATGCTAATGATTAAGGGTGTACAGAGAGAAAACAATTGGTTGAATTATTATCTACACTCATTTCCACAATGAGTCAATGAAATTTTGCTTCATGTTATGAGATGGAAGAATAACACAGCATAATGTGGAACAACAGAAATAAGATGCAAAGGATACATGCAAATtgcatgattttatttatgtagaAATGTTTTAAATGGGGAAAACTAACCTATGCAACAGAAATCAAAATAGTGATTATCATTATCAGGGTGAAaaattttgtcttaatttttgcATCTCCCAATACCTTACATAGATCGCATATTTCATAATAACTCATTCATTGATACCATTAAATATATCGTGACTAAAGGGAAGGGaatgaaaataataagaaaagatcctgatgaaacaaaaagaaaaagagtcatTTAATAATGAAGTGGAATTTTTGGagtggaacccagattctttctCCGccagaatcaaagaatgaatccacggacagaaagtggtatagcaaaggtggaaatttattgaagggCAAGTACAGACTACCaggtggggagaggaaaagagtcccacagaatggactcccatgtggggagggggaaaagggtcccGCTGAGTTTTTTtcccctatggcttataaaggctgcagatcctggtgccttgatatcccctttGATTGGCCACTATTCCCTTAGTCTGGTTACTAGGGTAACTCCTAGGCTCAAAGGTGGCACCTCATATGGGACATGTGATGCCCGCTCcttcattgttcttttctttctgggttttcttcctttctctttattttgtaaatatagacctttttggctacttccagctcccttgtcttatgtaaatgcagcTGTTGCTGCTCCCTGCACCTGGTTTCCTGGTGTTATGGAGATatacctgttgctgcttccttgtcttatggaaatgtgactgcacctggcttccttgtgctatggagatgtaccttctcccaagctgtagccctgtgttttcccatggaccccaattctaaaaactCCCTAAGCCTGCAtctattcccctaaaattcctgtttcaatagGAAGACCTGAacagggggaaagaaaaaaaaagatgaagaaataaagtATGAAATTTACTCACCATATATAATTAAGGCAACAAGAATGGAAACAAGTACAACTAATCCAATAGTTGACACCTTATATTTGTTAACACctgaaaaacagcaaaaaaatatttttagattaagAAACAGCTACAAGAAAA from Myotis daubentonii chromosome 2, mMyoDau2.1, whole genome shotgun sequence includes the following:
- the CLEC2B gene encoding C-type lectin domain family 2 member B — its product is ISNTEVYYFIWFLDYAFVSFLDKSSPSTQYFCPDGWIGFQKNCYYFSKQEGDWNSSRHNCSTQHADLTVIDSREEMDFLKQHRCMFDLWIGLEMTENQTGTWVNGGIFNKWFDVRGNEKCAYLSDDGVATARCYAERKWICRKKSTT